From Rhodothermales bacterium, a single genomic window includes:
- a CDS encoding SDR family NAD(P)-dependent oxidoreductase, protein MHIDLNGKSALVTGASRGIGAAIALRLGEAGARVGLHYR, encoded by the coding sequence ATGCACATAGATCTGAACGGCAAGAGCGCCCTGGTCACAGGCGCATCGAGAGGCATTGGCGCGGCCATCGCGCTTCGACTGGGCGAGGCCGGTGCACGCGTCGGGCTTCACTATCG